From the genome of Poecilia reticulata strain Guanapo linkage group LG22, Guppy_female_1.0+MT, whole genome shotgun sequence:
aaaccttaaaatttttaaataattggaaCAATGTTGGAAATAGCAACGTTGCTATTTCCAACATAGCAATGTTGGAAATAGTAATGTTAAGAAGAAAGGAGATGACCACTTAGCAAGTTTGGCTTCATGTAAGAAAAGATGGCTACAGTGGATCTGAAGAAAGCAAAAGATAGTCTCAAGATCATCCCAATTATGAGATTTGAACCATTTATTTGCATTATAGAAGGATTGTGTCACATTTCACCTGCAACGattcttaaaacaacaaaatgtattcaCAGGTTTTAATTTACTGTGGATTATCATAAAATTATgcagaaagttacaaaaatgtacaaacaccCACTTACATTTGGTTAAATATCTCTTAAAAAGTTGCACCTGcaccaaagatttttttattgccattaGCAGGCTTCTAGATTAATTCTGACTAGATGTTTGACtacttttctttacaaaattggTTGGTTCCTTTAGGCGACTCATCCTTTATGAGtactccatttctttttttttttctttttttctttttttctttttacgaTGGTTGAGGTCAGACCTTTTCGAAAGCTATTCCAAAACCCAGAGTGTAGTTTGCTTTAACCAgttccaaatgtttttgtcatgtttaaacACCCAACTGTGACTCTGACATAATGTATGAGGAGCATTTCTGAGTGCAATACAATGAAATCAGTTTACTACGAAGAACTAGACAAAGATGCCAAAGATTGTCATTGCCCAGAAAAGGTCAGCACAAAAGTGGTCTTTGGGTGTAAAAGTTAAAGGACTCGTTATTTGGTAGGTCCTGACTTAAGTAATCACTTATCAAAATTGTTAAGTTGCCCGACCACGAGAGACCCCGGTGATACAAAAGGTAACCACTGAAGACACCGCtccaataaacagaaaagagacGCAAGATGAAGATAACCAAACTACAGCTCTAAAGTGAGGCTGAGGGCGATAGCAGGGCCAGCCAGGCAGTTAATAATCCTTCACTAGCAAGGACCAGGACACAATAAAAAGACTTTGAAGGTTTATTGAAGAAAGGGGTCGAGTGGATGGGTCGTACGGGGAGGCTTATTGATGAAGACTTGGGAGAAGGAATCTCAGTGTGGGGATGGTGTCTTCAGGAATTAGCTTTTTCCCTGTATAACTTAGGACCTCTGCAGACGGAATATTGAACAAGGAGGAGCAAGTGAAGAATGAAAATTTAAAGTAAGGATGACCAAGATGGGATGAAGAGCATAAATAGGGATAAGGTGATGTTTGGATGTGGATAACGGAGGGTTGGTTTGAACGAACATAACGGAAAGTGAAGGATGGTTTAACTTAGTATGGGTAGATTGCTAAGTAATTAGAAGTGTGGTTGAGGTGTGGTCCTTTTCCTGAACCTATGTTTAAACTACATGTGGTTCAAACCATGCTATGGCTTTCCTCTTCTACAACATTGTGTGAATCGTGGTCCCAGGCTCGTGTTGAGATGTGTCCCTGATTCAACCCAGCAGATTCAAATGAATGAATTCCCTACTCAGCTGGTCAGCTGTCAGCAAGTTCTGCAAAGGTCTTGTAGCGACCCATCCACTTAAATCAGTTATACGACAGTtacattaaagaaatatttaagaaagaaaaacatcagtgtTTGAGGACTGGCTTTGGACAGCAGTCAAGTTGATCATCTCATACAAAGACACCTTTTAGATCGTTTTMCAGCTTCTAAaagttaatttcatttttttaacttattatAAAGGGTGTTGATAAACAGGTTTAGGAAATTTGGTTTCTACTGTGACTGCATAAATATAGAGAATGCCTGTCAGAAATAAGCAAAGAAATCGAAACAAGGTTGGTAATCCTTATGATGAAAATGGAATATGGGGATCCAACAAAGACAGGGATAATGAgaacaaagcacaaaaaagtaagaTGATAGAGGTAATACACTCAAAATCTTCTCCAACTTGATTACACAGTGAAGTAAAACTCCTTAGAAATGAAGGACATAACCTTTGGTTGCATCTGTGATCATTCACAAACCTGAATGTGTGGTCATTCACAGGGAAACAAGACCGATGAGACTTCTTATGAAACCTTCAAGTTTCATCTCAACCTACAGACAACAGACTGTACAAGcaggaaacacagcaaacattgCTAATCCATATTACATCCTTAAACACTATAAAGCGCTGCAGGGAGGACGCGAGTTAAAACAGATCTCCCTGGTTAATGACGGCTTCCAGCGCGCCAAGTACAGATCCCCGTCAGCCGAGCTTTGCCGAATGAAAGGTGAGCAGCAAAGAGCCTCTAAGAAGCGAGAGCTCATAAATCATCTGGAAGAGTTTAGTGTAAAGTAGCGAGAGGACTGTGCGGGGCCCGGGGAGCGCTTGTCTTGAGCCTACCGCTTGGCCGGAGGGATTTGTTTGCTTTAACCAATCCAAACAGTTAGGAGAAGAAAGAGCGGGCTTGCTCCTCATAGTCCCACCGTGGGATTGTCCTCTCTTTTCcctctgttttctgtcaaacatgCACACATGTTCCCTCACATATATCGCCTCCGTAAGGAAGGGAGGTTGTGCTCACTAATATAAACACAATCCGTGGCTGTTGTTTATGCCATCACTTCAGCTAACTGTGTGCTTTTCCTCAGTTCAGACTGAGGATATAGCATCAAGTATTTTGACAACAGGTCAGCAGAGGAATACATCAATTGAAGGGTTGAGTTAGGGCTTAGGTTAGAACCACACTTTAGGTCATGCCGTCCGGGAGGAAACGCTCTTAATAGTCCGGGCCAAGTGAGTCTGATGGAAATAAGATTTACTTTTAAAGCCACCTCTAAGTAAATTTAAGTCAAGAATACACAggcttaaaacatttaaacatccTAACTTATCCCTGGCAAATCCCAACCTGGGGTGTTCATATATTATCCCTATGCATGCATTGGTTATCTCTGGGTAGTCTGGCCTCCTCCCACagaccaaaaacatgactgttaggagTGACTCAGTCTAAATTGCCATTAGGAATGAGTGTGTGCAAGCAGCATAGTTTGTCCTGTCAAAACATAGCCCCAAGACAGACCTTAAATGTCTTCCTTTTTGATGGAAATATGAGAACTTTTAGATTAAACCTGTTAGGTGAATTTATACTTTACAGCAGATTCAATAAACCTGCAGCAAACTCAGACTTTTTTTAAGAGAgtcacattttctactttttcccACCGTTTTCCTGTCAATGGCACTTTTAAGCGATTTGGTAACTGATGATACTcattgttgcatttattttctgaacctCAGACTTTAAGAAACTCAATAGTCAATGTTTGTGAtcaatacattttcttattgATCATACCAGGTTTTCTTTGCACACCTCAATATCAGtatccaggggtgaaagtagttttaaattcttgggggtactatgacaaaaaaacatactgtaATATacattgcttctttgtgtgctttggagtttctgtgctgataaaatgtttttgcaaagcgataaaagctggtagctcttgaattgctacaaaataaagctgtatttccctcagcccacttTCTGCAATGTTGACATGTTGAGATGCCATgggacctaaatcctgaacatcatggcatggagtttATCCCAGTTTTCCACGTCTGGCATTATCGTGACTCCTATTCATTCAATCTTTTAAagtggttctattgatcctgtgtccagacagagggataatcagtagcccagcatcatgacctgtttgttctgaagatcctgcagcttccacttctcttcctaacatggcgcctcctcaccctgactctcatactgataggaggaaccacagagctctgttaagttaaagctcatcttctgaagttgggatatttttcctccaacaggttccagaggaatcacctcaaaccagatgttggactggattttatttcaatgtcatttgtgaatgttagattctcattttcaacagtggagctataaaggttgaaaaaggttatcattttggagaaaatctcatcaacattaatatttccactaaataaaaggtaaaaaacaacaaaaaaacaattgttaaaGGAAAAGTCTCTCAGACTTTGAGcctgacagcaccaaactatttttttatattagacaattcaatttcacataattatcgcggtagaagccatttgtttgttaaatacttaattaaacatatttaccgtgtttgatgtttgttgtaaatgacgcaatgacaaagaacaaggtaattagtccaagtttgtcgtttattcgttcagaaactacagcggctgtgatgcgtcacagcaaaggtaaacaaaggcaaaacaacctgtacaggtgatcaactctaaaccactcgcacctttttattctctgtctctctctgtcattgaagcacacccgttgccatggcaacctcctgcgctctccaagccgaccagagattacgttaaaatataacattcagtccgttacgatattaggtttgcaggcttgatatttatttttgcKatcattaataagcctccctgaacacagcggtggttgattagttaattttaaactcctgctctgctggttattttggtaatggaaccaaaacgcacagaattgcgcaacaccttgttgaaacaataattactgagatttttattgttattgggTCATtaatatgaacatgttttgttgatttttttgttgttctttaataaagttacgaacgttttaagcgagtcagaggaggacgtgctggtctcagcctcctggcggcgttcagtttgtcacctaccgccgagatcgactcaaaaccttccgcgatcgacgtgttgcaccgctgctctaacaaagcacgaacagttcagaaacaatatgaaatggggagaaagtaatttattaattgattgagtcgtgttttagattgttcttgaaaaactaatcagtcacggctgattagtgggtgaactcacggctgcacagtgaacccattgattctttacagcagtcagccgctcccctctcttgcaggtactgcgtacccccgctaaatcgtttaggggtacgcagtaccctgccgtacccccttactttcacccctggtggTACCTTCACACATCTGTAGGTCAACCACGGATACTGTTGCTCGATCACTAACAGCAGTCTGGATagtatttttcatcttttgtgccaaagaaagctaaaatatttctcaatttTGACTGACTCAGAGCTGTGAGATCATGCAACACTTACACTTGCACAACAAAGTAAATGTGACAAGAATATTATTGTAATTTGTgatatttctgaaacaaaccTGATTAAGCTGGAACGTCCTCACAAGAAACTGAAAGCCGAAAATGCGACCTTTTTCCATAAACTTTCTAAACACTGCCGCACATGATAAGGGCGAAGAAAAAGCACGTTCTCCGTACATCAAGAACAGCACAACTTCATCAATTTGTGGAGGCTTAGCGCTCCCTGCTGCAACAAAGAAGAATGGCTGCTTTGGTGCTCGCTGAATGTTTGTACTGGGATTAATGGATTCTCATATTGGTATTGCCCTTTAGCAGACTCTCTCTTAACTCTTCAGACATTTGGAAACCAAATACTGAGtattttgttttggagaaacaaaacaaaaaccttcacACTCATTTACTCCTGTGTTTGAGGGCAAATATCTAACAGTATTCACACTTCCAAAGGCATTCATAAAATGCAGGAATCACAGACAGGAGGCCTTTACATGGAAATGAGAAGTTGGATTTGATCAACTGGATGTTAAAAGACAGTGAGCAGTGTGAAAAGACCATACAACAGAGCACAAGGGTAGAACAccaacagctgctgctcctgcattGCCAGGGTGGAGATAAAGATCTTGGAGGCTGAAAAGCTGCACCAACAAATGGCCATCAGAGCCAGGACTGTTCCCAGGATGcctctgagaaaacaaaaccatgaaagttaaaatacaaaagttcaGCTTTCATCCTCAAATACCTAAATAAATCAAGTCTAGACAAAACTACTAGATTGCCTTACTGCAAGGAGTAGAAAACAGCAAACGCAGAGAGGGCCACAATGGGTAGGAGGCAGTACCCCAGGACACTAGCCACACAGCCATACGAAACTCCCAGGGGGCTCATCAGACTCAGCAGGGTGTACATACCAATGCAGGCGATGGCACTGATCCCATATACGTAACCAAAGTGAACTTTACCTGCCTGAAAAGAGTTTAGAGGTTAGAACTACAACTCCATTATAAAGGTCCAAGTGCAGAAACCGTCGCATCACAAGAATCGCACTCGCCATCATTAAAGTGACGCCCAGAGCGACGCAGAAGAGGATAGGACCTGTCAGATCTGTCTCATTCATAATGCTGCCATCTGCAGGCTTCAAAGGGTTCAGAACTGTGAGGGTCTTCTGCCACATATGATCAAAATCAACTCCCAGTTCTGGAGAAATGCACACCAATTTCAGGAAATGTTGAccacaacacagaaaacaagtaAATCTGTTCAGTGAACTGGATTTGTGTTCATATGATCTAGATGCAAAACAATGCCTCTTACCAACAAGAAGTGGAGGTTCCTCCTC
Proteins encoded in this window:
- the LOC103458978 gene encoding protein YIPF7 codes for the protein MDDFQQSEQDFYQTGYYIDDQGRAVAYYDTDSAQNANNVDPYMEQQFPGEIYQPTMHSTGTEYLEEEPPLLVELGVDFDHMWQKTLTVLNPLKPADGSIMNETDLTGPILFCVALGVTLMMAGKVHFGYVYGISAIACIGMYTLLSLMSPLGVSYGCVASVLGYCLLPIVALSAFAVFYSLQGILGTVLALMAICWCSFSASKIFISTLAMQEQQLLVFYPCALLYGLFTLLTVF